A genomic region of Runella rosea contains the following coding sequences:
- a CDS encoding hydroxymethylglutaryl-CoA reductase: MSDTKLPIDKTDNYTSEIAQARRAFVTEKTGVDFQHVAQYSFEPSLLKGNIENFAGVAQVPIGFAGPLKVLGEYAQGDFYVPLATTEGTLVASYNRGMKLCREAGGIITTVMDDAMQRAPLFVFENARYSKVFGEWVTAHFDELKTKAEETTSVGKLIDIEQYTVGKLHWLRFNYSTGDAAGQNMVTKATHRACHWILEQSIEGLEHFTMAANMDTDKKHSHLNTLQTRGKRVVAEITIPNELLQRIMHVSSEALFKQRQYSNAGSMLSNAISNGSHFANGITAIFIATGQDVANVAESSAGIVYVELKPNGDYYFSVTIPSLIVATYGGGTGLPTQKECLQMMDCFGVGKVNKLAEIVAATVLCGELSLGAAIVANEWVSSHEQYGRNR; this comes from the coding sequence ATGAGCGACACAAAACTACCGATTGATAAGACCGACAATTATACTTCCGAGATAGCACAGGCACGTCGGGCGTTTGTAACTGAGAAAACAGGTGTTGATTTTCAGCACGTTGCGCAATATTCGTTTGAGCCGTCGTTGCTGAAAGGCAATATCGAAAATTTTGCGGGCGTAGCGCAAGTACCCATTGGTTTTGCAGGGCCTTTAAAAGTCCTCGGTGAATACGCTCAAGGTGATTTTTACGTGCCTTTGGCTACGACGGAGGGTACCTTGGTGGCCAGCTACAACCGAGGCATGAAACTTTGCCGCGAAGCAGGAGGCATCATCACTACCGTAATGGACGACGCCATGCAGCGTGCTCCGCTTTTTGTCTTTGAAAATGCCCGTTATTCAAAGGTGTTTGGGGAATGGGTAACCGCTCATTTTGACGAATTAAAAACCAAAGCGGAAGAAACAACGTCGGTCGGAAAACTAATTGATATTGAGCAGTATACCGTTGGTAAACTCCATTGGTTGCGCTTCAATTATTCCACAGGCGACGCTGCTGGGCAAAATATGGTGACCAAAGCCACGCACCGGGCGTGCCATTGGATATTGGAACAAAGCATTGAAGGGTTGGAACATTTCACCATGGCGGCCAACATGGATACCGACAAAAAACACTCGCACCTGAATACGCTCCAAACCCGAGGCAAGCGCGTAGTGGCTGAGATTACGATTCCGAATGAACTGCTGCAACGCATCATGCACGTAAGCAGCGAAGCATTATTTAAGCAACGGCAGTATTCAAATGCCGGCTCTATGTTGTCTAATGCCATCAGCAACGGTTCGCATTTTGCCAATGGCATCACTGCTATTTTTATCGCTACCGGACAAGACGTGGCCAACGTTGCCGAGTCCTCAGCGGGCATCGTTTATGTAGAGTTGAAACCCAACGGAGATTATTATTTTTCCGTTACTATTCCTTCCCTTATTGTGGCCACCTACGGCGGTGGTACAGGTTTGCCTACTCAAAAAGAGTGTTTGCAAATGATGGATTGTTTTGGGGTAGGGAAAGTGAATAAATTAGCCGAAATTGTCGCCGCCACCGTCCTTTGTGGTGAATTATCACTCGGCGCGGCCATCGTGGCCAACGAATGGGTAAGCAGTCACGAACAATACGGCCGCAATCGTTAA
- a CDS encoding 4-hydroxyphenylacetate 3-hydroxylase family protein, translating to MMSSTIKIQTSQDYYQSLKGRKLKVYLFGELVEEPSEHPMIRPSVNAVAETYDLALREPELASVISPFTGERINRFLHISTSANDLVLQNKMQRKLGQNTGTCFQRCVGMDAFNALFSTTFEMDKSYKTPYYERFVAFLTEMHRRNFVIGGAMTDVKGDRSKAPHEQADPDLFVHITRRTSEGVYITGAKAHQTGCLNSHWLLVMPTMRLGEKDKDYAIVGAVPVDAPGITYIYGRQSCDTRSMEGGNMDAGNANFGGQEAMVIFEDVFIANPLIFMDGEYEFASMLVERFTGYHRRSYVCKSGVGDVLIGAAANIVEMNGAEKASHIKDKLVEMTHLNETIYGTGIAASYQGYPTESGAYLPDDVLANVCKHHVTRFPYEISRLAQDLAGGLMVTLPSEQDYNNPETHELLKKYLKGKPNVPTEDRFRMFRLIENMTLGRNAVGYLTESMHGAGSPQAQRIQIARLMQLEYKKRLAKVLAGIEVVDTDAVVEEAGSYFGRVFELP from the coding sequence ATGATGTCTTCAACTATCAAAATCCAAACTTCCCAAGACTACTACCAAAGTCTCAAAGGCCGTAAACTGAAAGTATATTTGTTTGGGGAATTGGTGGAAGAACCTTCCGAACACCCCATGATTCGTCCGTCGGTGAATGCCGTGGCAGAAACCTACGATTTGGCGCTTCGGGAGCCTGAATTGGCGTCGGTGATTTCGCCTTTCACGGGCGAGCGCATCAATCGCTTTCTGCACATTTCGACAAGCGCCAACGATTTGGTCTTGCAAAATAAAATGCAGCGTAAACTCGGTCAAAATACAGGCACCTGCTTTCAGCGTTGCGTGGGGATGGATGCGTTCAATGCGCTGTTTTCGACCACGTTTGAAATGGACAAAAGCTACAAAACGCCCTATTACGAGCGGTTTGTGGCTTTTTTGACCGAAATGCACCGCCGCAATTTTGTCATCGGCGGTGCCATGACCGACGTCAAAGGCGACCGCAGCAAAGCTCCGCACGAACAGGCCGACCCGGATCTGTTTGTACATATTACCCGCCGTACCTCCGAAGGCGTGTACATCACGGGGGCCAAAGCGCACCAAACAGGCTGTCTCAATTCGCATTGGCTACTGGTCATGCCTACGATGCGGTTGGGCGAAAAAGACAAAGACTACGCCATCGTAGGCGCGGTACCCGTGGATGCGCCGGGCATTACGTACATCTATGGCCGACAATCATGCGATACGCGCAGCATGGAAGGCGGCAATATGGACGCGGGAAATGCCAACTTTGGCGGACAGGAAGCGATGGTGATTTTTGAGGATGTATTCATTGCCAATCCCCTGATTTTCATGGATGGTGAATACGAATTTGCGTCGATGTTGGTAGAGCGTTTTACGGGGTATCACCGTCGGAGTTATGTGTGCAAAAGCGGCGTGGGCGATGTGCTGATCGGGGCGGCGGCAAATATTGTGGAAATGAACGGAGCCGAAAAAGCGAGCCACATCAAAGATAAATTGGTGGAAATGACGCACCTCAACGAAACCATTTACGGCACGGGCATTGCGGCGTCGTACCAAGGCTATCCGACCGAATCGGGGGCGTATTTACCCGACGATGTATTGGCCAATGTTTGCAAACACCACGTGACGCGTTTCCCCTACGAAATCAGTCGTTTGGCGCAAGATTTGGCGGGTGGATTGATGGTTACGCTGCCTTCCGAGCAGGATTACAACAACCCTGAAACCCACGAACTACTGAAAAAATACCTTAAAGGCAAACCCAACGTGCCGACCGAAGACCGCTTCCGGATGTTTCGCCTCATTGAAAACATGACCTTAGGTCGCAACGCCGTGGGCTACCTCACCGAGTCCATGCACGGGGCCGGTTCGCCCCAAGCCCAACGAATTCAAATTGCCCGTTTGATGCAATTGGAATACAAAAAACGCTTAGCAAAAGTATTGGCAGGGATTGAAGTGGTTGATACAGATGCGGTGGTGGAAGAGGCAGGAAGTTATTTTGGACGGGTGTTTGAGTTGCCTTGA
- a CDS encoding enoyl-CoA hydratase/isomerase family protein: protein MYQDILFSQADGIARIMFNRPSVLNALSPNLIAELTDATQKVALDESVKVLIVTGTGRAWSAGVDLKALNESIQGGHFSNFEVMEMGVAFILALQSMPQVTIAQVNGHCYTGATELMMAFDLVYAADEAQIGDTHTKWGIAPKWGMTQRLQQKVGLMKAMELSFTAQPVSGKEAERIGLVNKSVPLAELEVTVNQVADKILGNSAQTIAAMKKMYYFGANQGLHRGLEYEWDADFKITDREEFLRNFEKNK from the coding sequence ATGTATCAAGACATTCTTTTTTCGCAAGCAGACGGCATTGCCCGCATCATGTTCAATCGGCCATCGGTGCTCAACGCCCTCAGTCCCAATCTCATCGCCGAACTCACCGACGCTACTCAAAAAGTAGCTTTGGACGAATCTGTCAAAGTACTCATCGTCACGGGCACTGGAAGGGCGTGGTCGGCGGGAGTGGATTTGAAAGCCCTCAATGAAAGCATTCAGGGCGGGCATTTCTCCAATTTTGAAGTCATGGAAATGGGCGTTGCGTTTATTTTGGCCCTTCAATCTATGCCTCAGGTAACCATCGCACAGGTAAATGGGCATTGCTACACGGGCGCAACGGAATTGATGATGGCGTTTGATCTGGTCTATGCCGCCGACGAGGCGCAAATCGGCGATACACACACCAAATGGGGCATTGCTCCCAAATGGGGAATGACCCAACGGTTACAACAAAAAGTGGGTTTGATGAAGGCCATGGAACTGTCTTTTACGGCGCAGCCCGTATCGGGAAAAGAAGCCGAGCGTATCGGATTGGTGAATAAATCGGTGCCGTTGGCGGAGTTGGAAGTCACCGTGAATCAAGTAGCGGACAAAATTCTGGGCAACTCAGCCCAGACCATTGCCGCTATGAAAAAGATGTACTATTTCGGGGCCAATCAGGGCTTACATCGTGGCTTGGAATACGAATGGGACGCCGATTTTAAAATCACGGACCGAGAAGAGTTTTTGCGGAATTTCGAGAAGAATAAATAA
- a CDS encoding GH39 family glycosyl hydrolase, with translation MKNIPFARILILWFCCISGWGQKATITVDFSQEIGPMQPAWAWFGYDEPNYTYMKDGKKLLTEIAALSPVPVYVRAHNLLTTGDGTPALKWGSTNAYTEDAQGNPKYDWTIVDKIFDTYIERGMKPLAQIGFMPEALSTKPQPYRHNWVPGQPYNTIYTGWTYPPKDYKKWAELVYQWVKHSVARYGQKEVESWYWELWNEPDSPYWGGTVQEYCKLYDYSADAVRRALPTAKIGGPHVTGPAGRRGGNFLKTFLKHCTQDTNYVTGKIGTPLDFVAFHAKGAPKLVNGHVQMNMGTQLRDISSGFEIVASFPQLKNTPIIIGESDPEGCAACGMKTDPQNAYRNGTMYSSYTAASFARKYALADLHQVNFKGAVSWSFEFEDQPWFYGFRDLATNGVDKPVLNVFRMFGMMNGKRVDVKGNLMYPTLAVRDSSVRRSTPDIGGLATKDEGTAAVMLWNYHDDDVAGTAATVDLTLKNIPAKKVKITQYRIDNEHSNSYEVWKKMGSPTNPTAEQITELEKAGQLARYGESKRQTVKDGQLIFSTTLPRQGVGLVTLEW, from the coding sequence ATGAAAAACATACCCTTCGCCAGAATTTTGATTTTGTGGTTTTGCTGCATAAGTGGTTGGGGACAAAAAGCCACCATCACGGTTGATTTCAGCCAAGAAATCGGCCCCATGCAACCCGCCTGGGCGTGGTTTGGCTACGACGAGCCGAATTATACCTACATGAAAGACGGCAAAAAATTGTTGACCGAAATCGCCGCTCTCAGCCCCGTACCCGTATACGTACGCGCCCACAACCTGCTCACCACCGGCGACGGAACGCCAGCGCTGAAATGGGGTTCGACCAATGCCTACACCGAAGACGCGCAGGGAAATCCAAAATATGATTGGACCATCGTGGATAAAATATTTGATACCTACATCGAGCGCGGTATGAAACCGCTTGCCCAAATCGGCTTTATGCCCGAGGCACTTTCGACCAAACCGCAACCCTATCGACACAATTGGGTGCCCGGCCAACCTTACAACACCATTTATACAGGCTGGACCTACCCACCCAAAGACTATAAAAAATGGGCCGAATTGGTCTATCAGTGGGTCAAACATTCGGTGGCGCGATATGGGCAAAAAGAAGTGGAAAGCTGGTATTGGGAATTGTGGAACGAACCCGACAGCCCTTATTGGGGAGGCACAGTACAGGAATATTGCAAACTGTACGATTACTCTGCTGACGCGGTTCGACGGGCGTTGCCTACGGCCAAAATCGGTGGCCCGCACGTAACGGGACCGGCAGGACGCAGAGGGGGTAATTTTCTAAAAACCTTTTTGAAACACTGCACCCAAGACACCAACTACGTGACGGGCAAAATCGGTACGCCCCTGGATTTTGTGGCGTTTCACGCCAAAGGCGCGCCCAAACTCGTGAACGGGCACGTACAGATGAACATGGGAACGCAATTGCGGGATATTTCGTCGGGTTTTGAGATTGTGGCCTCGTTTCCACAACTCAAAAATACGCCCATCATCATCGGTGAATCTGACCCCGAAGGCTGCGCTGCCTGCGGCATGAAAACCGACCCGCAAAATGCCTACCGCAACGGCACCATGTATTCGAGCTACACGGCGGCTTCGTTTGCGCGAAAATACGCCTTGGCTGATTTGCACCAAGTCAATTTCAAAGGCGCGGTTTCGTGGTCGTTTGAATTTGAAGACCAACCTTGGTTCTACGGATTTCGGGATTTGGCCACCAACGGCGTGGACAAACCCGTGTTGAATGTATTCCGAATGTTTGGAATGATGAACGGAAAACGCGTGGACGTCAAAGGGAATTTAATGTACCCCACACTCGCGGTGCGGGATTCCAGCGTTCGCCGCTCCACACCCGACATCGGCGGATTGGCCACCAAAGACGAAGGTACGGCCGCCGTGATGCTTTGGAATTATCATGACGATGATGTCGCGGGCACGGCAGCCACGGTTGACCTAACCCTCAAAAACATTCCAGCTAAAAAAGTAAAAATCACGCAGTACCGCATCGACAATGAGCACAGCAACAGCTACGAAGTGTGGAAAAAAATGGGCTCACCGACCAATCCTACGGCGGAACAAATCACCGAACTGGAAAAGGCGGGACAATTAGCCCGATACGGCGAGTCCAAGCGCCAAACCGTGAAAGACGGACAATTGATCTTTTCAACCACGCTGCCTCGGCAAGGCGTGGGGTTGGTGACGTTGGAGTGGTGA
- the gcvP gene encoding aminomethyl-transferring glycine dehydrogenase encodes MKISLHQQESFERRHHGQSPKDLQEMLKTVGVATLDELIEQTVPAAIRLAQPLNLPAPKSESDFLNDLKKVARQNRIFQSYIGTGYYDTNVPNVILRNILENPAWYTAYTPYQAEIAQGRLEMLLNFQTAVIDLTGMEIANASLLDEATAAAEAMTMLHSLRPAAKKKAETFFVSDRCHPQTIDLIYTRATPLNINVVVGDHTKVDLTDPAIYGVLVQYPATDGEVIDYTDFIAAAHELNIFVAVAADLLSLTLLKAPGEMGADVVVGSAQRFGVPMGYGGPHAAFFATKDAFKRQIPGRIIGVSIDAEGNRALRMALQTREQHIRREKATSNICTAQVLLSVMAAAYAVYHGPEGLKAIASKIHGLTKAFADSVSHMGYEVLTQNYFDTVTVKVHNADNLREEAEKRWINLRYSANGHVGVSFDEVKSFSDLIAILDLFATASGEGVEMTVPSEVDVIFPENLARQSDYLTHPVFGTYHTEHDMLRYLKSLESKDLSLVHSMISLGSCTMKLNATAEMIPVTWPEFGKMHPFAPVNQTAGYQLLFKHLNDWLCEITGFAAMSLQPNSGAQGEYAGLMVIRAYHEARGDSHRNVALIPSSAHGTNPASAVMAGMKVVVTKCDERGNIDVADLKAKAEQYSNELACLMVTYPSTHGVFEESIIEICQVIHNHGGQVYMDGANMNAQVGLTSPATIGADVCHLNLHKTFCIPHGGGGPGMGPIGVAAHLVPHLPSHVTLTDGKAAGAVSAAPYGSASILTISHAYIAMMGGEGLTNATKMAILNANYIKQRLAGDGQFEILYTGANNRCAHEMIVDCRPFKAAGIEAEDLAKRLMDYGFHAPTLSFPVAGTLMIEPTESESKAELDRFCDALLSIRAEIREVEEGIADKADNVLKNAPHTARVVLVENWERPYSREKAAFPLPHLRFNKFWPSVSRIDSAYGDRHLVCACVPIEEYAQAEA; translated from the coding sequence ATGAAAATCAGTCTTCACCAACAAGAATCCTTCGAGCGCCGTCACCACGGCCAAAGTCCCAAAGATTTACAGGAAATGCTGAAAACGGTCGGCGTAGCTACGCTCGACGAGTTGATAGAGCAAACGGTGCCGGCGGCTATCCGCTTGGCCCAACCGTTAAACTTACCCGCACCGAAGTCAGAATCTGACTTTTTGAACGATTTGAAAAAAGTAGCGCGTCAAAACCGCATTTTTCAATCTTACATCGGAACTGGTTATTACGATACCAATGTACCCAATGTGATTTTACGGAATATTCTGGAAAATCCCGCTTGGTACACGGCGTATACACCTTACCAAGCCGAAATTGCGCAGGGACGTCTTGAGATGTTGCTCAATTTCCAAACGGCGGTCATTGACCTGACGGGTATGGAAATCGCCAACGCCTCGTTGTTGGATGAAGCCACCGCCGCCGCTGAAGCCATGACGATGCTCCACAGCCTTCGCCCGGCGGCCAAGAAAAAAGCGGAAACGTTCTTTGTGTCGGACCGTTGTCATCCACAAACCATTGATTTGATCTATACCCGTGCTACTCCATTGAATATCAACGTAGTAGTGGGCGACCATACCAAGGTAGATTTGACCGACCCTGCCATTTATGGAGTGTTGGTGCAATATCCTGCTACCGACGGTGAAGTCATTGATTATACCGATTTTATCGCTGCTGCGCACGAACTGAATATTTTTGTGGCCGTTGCCGCTGATTTATTAAGCCTTACTTTGCTAAAAGCACCCGGTGAAATGGGCGCCGATGTAGTCGTAGGTTCGGCCCAGCGTTTTGGGGTTCCGATGGGCTACGGTGGCCCGCACGCAGCGTTTTTCGCTACAAAAGATGCCTTTAAGCGTCAGATTCCAGGCCGTATTATTGGTGTGTCTATTGATGCCGAAGGAAATCGGGCGCTACGTATGGCGCTCCAAACGCGCGAGCAACACATTCGTCGCGAAAAAGCGACTTCCAATATTTGCACCGCTCAGGTGTTACTTTCGGTCATGGCGGCGGCTTACGCTGTCTATCACGGACCCGAAGGTTTGAAAGCGATTGCTTCCAAAATTCACGGATTGACCAAAGCATTTGCCGATTCGGTGTCGCACATGGGCTATGAAGTGTTGACCCAAAACTACTTTGATACCGTTACGGTAAAGGTGCACAATGCCGATAACTTGCGCGAAGAAGCTGAAAAACGTTGGATTAACTTACGTTACAGCGCCAATGGGCACGTAGGTGTTTCGTTTGACGAAGTAAAGTCATTCAGTGATTTGATTGCTATCTTGGATTTGTTCGCCACGGCTTCAGGCGAAGGCGTGGAGATGACGGTTCCGAGCGAAGTGGACGTAATTTTCCCCGAGAATTTGGCCCGTCAGTCGGATTATTTGACGCACCCCGTCTTCGGCACATACCATACCGAGCACGATATGCTTCGTTATTTGAAGTCATTGGAAAGCAAAGATTTATCGTTGGTTCATTCCATGATTTCGTTGGGTAGCTGTACGATGAAACTCAACGCAACGGCCGAGATGATTCCCGTTACGTGGCCTGAATTTGGCAAAATGCACCCTTTTGCCCCCGTAAATCAAACGGCGGGTTATCAATTGTTGTTCAAACATTTGAACGATTGGCTGTGCGAAATCACGGGCTTCGCGGCCATGTCGCTGCAACCCAACTCGGGTGCGCAGGGCGAGTACGCAGGCTTGATGGTGATTCGGGCCTACCACGAAGCGCGCGGCGACAGCCACCGCAACGTGGCCTTGATTCCGTCGTCGGCGCACGGCACCAACCCAGCTTCGGCCGTGATGGCGGGCATGAAAGTAGTGGTGACCAAATGCGATGAACGCGGAAACATCGACGTAGCCGACCTCAAAGCCAAAGCCGAGCAGTACAGCAACGAATTGGCGTGTTTGATGGTGACCTATCCTTCGACCCACGGCGTATTTGAAGAAAGTATTATTGAAATTTGCCAAGTTATCCACAATCATGGTGGACAAGTATACATGGATGGGGCAAACATGAATGCGCAGGTAGGCTTGACCAGCCCCGCCACGATTGGCGCGGACGTTTGTCACCTCAACTTGCACAAAACATTCTGTATTCCTCACGGCGGCGGTGGCCCAGGTATGGGACCCATCGGTGTAGCCGCGCACTTGGTGCCGCATTTGCCAAGTCACGTTACCCTCACCGACGGAAAAGCGGCGGGGGCGGTTTCTGCCGCGCCTTATGGTTCTGCCAGCATCCTGACCATTTCGCATGCTTACATTGCCATGATGGGAGGAGAAGGCTTGACCAATGCCACCAAAATGGCGATTTTGAACGCCAACTACATCAAGCAACGCTTGGCGGGAGACGGCCAATTTGAAATCCTGTACACGGGAGCAAACAACCGTTGTGCGCACGAAATGATTGTCGATTGTCGCCCGTTCAAAGCGGCGGGTATTGAAGCCGAAGATTTGGCCAAGCGCTTGATGGACTACGGATTCCACGCGCCAACCTTGTCGTTCCCGGTAGCGGGTACGCTGATGATTGAGCCAACAGAATCGGAGTCAAAAGCAGAATTAGACCGTTTTTGCGATGCTTTGTTGAGCATTCGTGCCGAAATCCGCGAAGTGGAAGAAGGTATTGCCGATAAAGCCGATAACGTTCTGAAAAACGCACCTCATACGGCCCGTGTGGTGTTGGTTGAAAACTGGGAACGTCCGTACAGTCGCGAGAAAGCGGCCTTCCCGCTTCCGCATTTGCGTTTCAATAAGTTTTGGCCAAGCGTAAGCCGCATTGATTCGGCCTATGGTGACCGTCACTTGGTATGCGCATGTGTGCCGATTGAAGAATACGCGCAGGCAGAAGCATAA